One genomic segment of Halocatena marina includes these proteins:
- a CDS encoding Cdc6/Cdc18 family protein codes for MDDVDSIFADDVDLIKDATVLEEDYTPDQILCRDEVLSQYTSVFKPIYKGRPPQNAFLYGDTGVGKTAVTKYLRQVLEHDLEEKNEQLPASDQIDLTALWINCENFTSGDHTTSSYQVAVGIVNRLRESGNRINATGYAPQDVYDILYEELDALEGTVLIILDEIDKLESDDTLLYELPRSRDIGYLDSVRVGVIGISNDYTFRKTLSPKVKDSLCETEIKFPAYDADELAMILRDRAEQALYEEAYTQETISLCSALAYKEASGSARRAIRLLRRSAEVAEENSSEQIEPPHIRQADEDLEYGNIVESIADQDEEKLNILKAIGHLDEAGLTPARTRTVHTAYARVVSAYNSGKQPLTQRGMFNHLSKLVMFGFVRTIDRNKGAGGGQWNEHELSDDLTIQKIREAFEECDRQWLPIDLRGVAE; via the coding sequence ATGGACGACGTCGATTCGATATTCGCGGATGACGTTGATTTGATAAAGGATGCGACAGTCCTCGAAGAGGACTACACCCCCGATCAGATTCTCTGCCGTGATGAGGTCCTGTCCCAATATACGAGCGTCTTCAAGCCGATTTACAAGGGCCGTCCTCCACAGAATGCGTTCCTCTACGGCGATACAGGCGTGGGAAAGACCGCTGTGACGAAGTATCTCCGCCAGGTGCTCGAACACGATCTCGAAGAGAAGAACGAGCAGCTACCGGCGAGCGACCAGATCGATCTGACCGCTCTGTGGATCAACTGTGAGAACTTCACCTCGGGCGATCACACCACTTCCTCCTATCAGGTCGCCGTTGGGATCGTTAATCGGCTTCGGGAGTCAGGGAACCGAATCAACGCAACGGGGTATGCCCCACAAGATGTCTATGATATCCTTTACGAGGAGTTGGATGCGCTTGAGGGAACCGTGTTGATCATCCTCGACGAGATCGACAAACTCGAGTCCGACGATACGCTTCTGTACGAGCTGCCTCGCTCACGAGACATAGGGTATCTTGACTCCGTCCGAGTAGGAGTGATCGGGATCAGCAACGACTACACGTTTCGAAAAACGCTCTCGCCAAAGGTGAAGGACAGCCTCTGCGAGACCGAGATAAAATTCCCAGCCTATGATGCAGACGAGCTAGCGATGATTCTTCGTGATCGGGCTGAACAGGCTCTCTATGAGGAGGCGTACACCCAAGAAACAATCTCGCTGTGTTCGGCACTCGCCTACAAGGAAGCCTCGGGAAGTGCTCGACGTGCAATCCGTTTGCTTCGTCGCTCTGCGGAGGTTGCTGAGGAAAATAGCTCCGAGCAGATCGAACCACCTCATATCCGGCAGGCTGATGAGGATTTGGAGTACGGGAATATCGTTGAATCCATCGCAGATCAGGACGAGGAGAAACTCAACATTCTGAAAGCAATTGGTCATCTCGATGAAGCAGGACTCACACCTGCTCGGACGCGAACCGTCCACACTGCATACGCTCGCGTGGTTTCTGCCTATAATAGTGGGAAACAGCCACTCACCCAACGGGGGATGTTTAATCATCTCTCGAAATTGGTTATGTTCGGCTTTGTGCGGACGATTGACCGGAACAAGGGTGCTGGTGGAGGGCAGTGGAACGAACACGAACTCAGTGACGATCTCACCATCCAGAAGATCCGTGAGGCGTTTGAGGAGTGTGATCGACAGTGGCTCCCGATTGATCTCCGTGGTGTGGCGGAGTAA
- a CDS encoding DoxX family protein — protein sequence MTAPIGRVAESFDDSIYFVFRVLVGALFMQHGAQKLFGLFGGIDGSGGTAPLMGMYGLAGVIELLGGLLIAVGVLTRLIALITTGQMIIAQLIAHIPEGVVPIQNGGELGLLYIVAFLILIVNGDGRYSIERYALGRELF from the coding sequence ATGACAGCACCGATCGGTCGTGTAGCAGAATCGTTCGATGACTCAATTTATTTCGTCTTTCGCGTGCTCGTTGGAGCTCTGTTCATGCAGCACGGCGCTCAGAAGTTGTTTGGCCTTTTCGGTGGCATAGACGGGAGCGGTGGTACCGCACCGCTGATGGGAATGTATGGGCTTGCTGGCGTCATTGAACTGTTAGGAGGTCTTCTTATTGCTGTCGGAGTGCTCACTCGGCTCATTGCTCTCATCACAACCGGTCAGATGATCATTGCCCAGCTCATTGCTCATATCCCTGAAGGAGTTGTTCCAATTCAGAATGGAGGAGAACTCGGATTGCTCTATATCGTTGCGTTTCTTATTCTGATTGTGAACGGTGATGGCCGTTACAGCATCGAACGATATGCTCTCGGTCGAGAACTCTTTTAG
- a CDS encoding MarR family transcriptional regulator → MVDLNEADHEILDHLQRGRCTQAYLVDELDWSRQHIHKRLQILSAAGYITKIHATSALYELISDPRVTD, encoded by the coding sequence ATGGTAGATCTAAACGAAGCAGATCACGAAATACTAGATCATCTACAAAGGGGACGATGCACACAAGCTTACCTCGTTGATGAACTGGACTGGTCTCGGCAGCATATTCATAAACGGCTCCAGATCCTCAGTGCAGCTGGTTATATTACCAAGATACACGCCACATCAGCATTATATGAATTAATTAGCGATCCGAGAGTCACGGACTAA